The genomic region GCACGCGCAGACCCAACCCCGGCCCCAGACTCACTCCACGAAGACCCGGGAGCACAAGCAGAGGATCCTCCCGGCGCTGCTGCCGctgttcccttcctcttctccttcgcCCTGCAACGCCAGCAGCAGCTCGGCCACCATCAGGCTCCGCGGCACTTCGCGCAGCATAGCTGCGGCACCCGCCGCCAACCAGAGGCCCCCCGAAGCCGAGGCCCCGGCCCTACGGCCCAGGAAGCATGGCCCTTCCGCGCCGAAGCACCCTTCCGGCGGAAGCACAGCTCCTCGGGTGCCACCCCATTGGCGTCCGGGGGCGGAGCTGTGGGTCGTTTATGTGCCTCCGGATTCGCGGGCAGGGAAGTCCGCCGCCGCGCCgttttccctccctgcttgggggggggggggggggatgaggtcaGCGCGCAACCCCTCGGGATGCCTAGGGGTGCTTAGGACtcccccctggagactggcacccctacTTCTCTTGGATGGTTCCCGGATgtttctgggcccaattcaaagggctggtgttgacctttaaagccacaTACAGTTTGGGGCCAAGAATCACGTTCCCATAGGACCCTATCTGACGGCTGTGCTTTTCTTCTGTGGTTAGATGGTGGCAACATGAGACCTTTTTGAATTGTGGCACTGAGGCTGTGGATCTCCCTCCACTGGGATAATCTTCTATTACTACACCACACTACAGTCTTATACCAGCAGATGAGGTTTTCTTTGTTCAGTCTTTTCAGTAATCTGTACTCACTGCCCTATGTTTTTAAcagatctctctttctctgtttttagTTCTTGTTTTTAACTTGAAGACAAAATACTGAAATGACAAATATGTATTATTTTGGTACTTCTATTCTGAGCATATGAGGATGTCCTTATTTTAGGGAGGACAATGATACTTCCCCAAAGAATACAAATTTTGTGAGTGTTCAGCAATGGATTGTGTACTGAGCTGTGCACCAATATGACATTTTGACTTGAATACCTTATTCCATGAGTTCCTTGTCCCTTTTATTTTCAATTTCTATGCTTCCACTCTACATTCTTTATCAAGTGGCTGTGAAGGATCAATTCACTACAGATTTTAGGCAAGGAGGCAGGACATAGTCAGGTGCGATGAAAACAATAATCAAGCCATGAGGTAGGGGATGGCAGAGGTTATAGTCAATAATAGTGTTGCACACTGGTTGGCTAAGTAAcatatggacattttaaaatagTATTCCTGAAAGTAGTTCCATTCAGATAAAAGGCCAGCAGGTGGCAGTGTGGAGATATTACATCTGCAGTTCTATGAATTATGCTGTTTTATGAATGACTACCtgggtttaacccccccccccccgtatttttcaggtttggtatactgagccaatcaggacatagaaggagcacatttgaaaaacaccaggaactTGCTAAgtaaactatgctaaatacacatccccATTGATGCCCaatgcaggatattcttcatatgcttctgaatcatgcacactacagaactTGCCTATTCGAACATTTCTTTCACCATATTGTCTGTTCACTCCTGTCTTTCTCTTTGTAAGCTCACTTGGCTGAGAGATTAGTGCTGGGCAGTTGGCGTCTGGTGAGCAGGCTTATCCTCACGCTGGTTCAGTGATCATGGACCAAGAGAGGAAGATATTGGTGCCATTATAGTCCTGCTGTACAACCCCTCTATGGGGGCCCCTGATTGGCCCCACTGCCACAGCCTCCTAGGAATGCTCTCTTATATGAAGAAAAGGCTGACATAACATATATACTTTTCAGTGTGGAATTAAATGATTTGTTGTGtatagaaaaaaaataaagggaagatGTCATTTTTGTAATTAGTTCTCCTTACTGCATAGGGATCTGTTGgcggcagaggataggacccacagtaatggctttatactatatgtagaatggtaccggcttgttgttgttgttaggtgcgaagttgtgtccgacccatcgcgaccccatggacaatgatcctccaggccttcctgtcctctaccattccccggagtccatttaagtttgcacctactgcttcagtgactccatccagccacctcattctccgtcgtccccttcttcttttgccctcaatctctcccagcattaggctcttctccagggagtctttccttctcatgaggtggccaaagtatttgagtttcatcttcaggatctggccttctaaggagcagtcagggctgatctcctctaggactgaccggtttgttcgccttgcaggccaagggactcgcaagagtcttctccaacaccagaattcaaaagcctcaattcattgatgctcggccttccttatggtccaactttcgcagccatacattgcaactgggaagaccatagccttgactaaacgcacttttgttggcagggtgatgtctctgctttttaggatgctgtctagatttgccatagctttcctccccaggagcaagcgtcttttaatttctttgctgcagtccccatctgcagtgatcttggagcccaggaaaataaaatctgtcactatctccatttcttccccatctatttgccaggaattgagagggctggatgccatgatcttcgttttcttgatgttgagtttcaagccaacttttgcactctcctccttcacccgcatcaacaggctctttagttcctcttcgctttctgccattagagtggtatcatctgcatacctgaggttgttgatatttcttcctgcagtcttgatcccaatttgtgactcacctaaccccgcctttctcatgatgtgctccgcatacaagtgaaataggcaaggcgacagtatacagccttgccgaactcctttctcaattttgaaccaatcagtgattccatgcctggttctcactgttccttgcatataggtttctcaagggaCATATAAGATGCggtggtattcccatctctttaagaacttgccacaatttgttgtgctccacacaatcaaaggctttagcatagtcaatgaagcagaagtagatgttcttctggaccTCCCTAGcattttccatgatccagcgtatgttggtgatttgatctctagttcctcttcgaaatcctgcctgtacttctggaagttctcggtccacatattgctggagcctatcttgtaggattttgaacataactttgctagcatgagaaatgagtgcaatggtgcggtagtttgaacattctttggcattgcccttctgtgggattggaatgtaaactgaccttttccaatcctgtggccattgttgagttttccattaATTAGTACATTGACCTAAAAATGTAACATGCATGTCATGCCTGCTATTGCTGCACCTCTGTCTGAGCCTCCAGAGGGCGCAAGGCTGTGGCCAACTCAAGTATGCTGTCTGGTCCATGCACTCTTCCAACAGTGCCTGGATATCCTGCCATTGGGGACTGGGACCCGCCTGATTCCCTGGACTATGATcagcctggtcccagccaggctGATACCCAGACCTATGTGCCAGTCTACATAAAACTCTGGGAAAAGACCCTATCCAGCCCTGAAGTCTCATTAGAGCAGCAGTGATGGCACCACCAGACCAACTTGACAGCTGTCGGAAGATCACCATGTCTGTCAAGCACACTGTCAGTCTATATGGAGTCCACAACACGCTTTTGTCTGTTTACTCACAGGTTATATCAAATTCttcctcactttaaaaaaatcttgctttgactgatgctttgttgttgttaggtgcgaagttgtgtccaacccatcgtgaccccatggacaatgatcctccaggccttcctgtcctctaccattccccagagtccatttaagtttgcacctactgcttcagtgactccatccagccaccccattctgaTGCTAGGGACTGTTTAAACAaatttatctttttcatttacacTCACTCTTTCTTCCTGATGGGGACACAAAGCACAATTATACAattctcctgtcttccattttatcctcacaataatcccATGAGGTAGAATAGGATGAGAATGTATGATGGTCTAAagacacccagcaagcttccatagttgaggaagaagagttagtttttataccccacttttcattacccaaaggagtcttaaagtggccttccctttctctccccacaacagataccccgtgagAGAGCCCTGTCAGgactgttctgtaagaacagctgtatcaggactgtgactagcgcaAGCTCACccctctggctgcatgtggaagagcagggaatgaaacccgggtctccagattagaagtcgccactcttaaacactactcCACACTGGATTCAGACCTAGATCTCCCCCATTGTCAGATTTTTGAAGACTGTTTTATTAAGGGCTGCATTTGATAGCTCTCTGTGcgtaagtgccatcaaattgcatttgatttatggcaacccaagAATTCATGTCCTCCAAGATGTCTCAGGCCTTGCAAATTGAACACTTTGGCTTTCTTGATGGTATCAATccatctcttttcctgctgtcttcaacttttcctagcatttctTCACTTTCAGCCTTAAAGTTGTATAATTCCTCATTAGTCATAATCtacagccatcttggtgtagtggttaggaatgcagacttctaatctggtttaattccgcactcccccacatgcaacgagctgggtgaccttgggtttgccacagcactgcaaaagctgttctgaccgagctgtaatatgaaggctctctcagcctcacctccctcctagggtgtctggtgtggggagaggaaagggaagggaaatgtaagccattttgagactctttctagtagagaaaagcagtatataagaaccaactcttctttgtcttcttgatgttgagctgttatcctgctttggcacttttgGCTTTATTCTTCACCAGCAGTCATTTCTGATCTCTACTGTCATCTGCAGacctcaaattgttaatgttcctttggCCCCTCTTCCACCTTAATCTAAATATAACCCAGTTTTCCTTTTGATATTTTCTACATACAGATTGAAGAGATAGGGAGAtcaaatacatccttgtctgatGATACCttttgccaattgaaaacaagGCTATTTCTTCATAATCTGTCCTAATAGTGGCCTCTTGCCAGACATTGTAcaggttgcacatcaaaacaatcagatgctgtGACACACGCGTTTCCTTTAAAGCCAACCATAACTTTTCGTGATCTTCACAGTCTGACCAAATTATATATCTGTAGGTTGGAGATCTGGATCCAGGATTACTCTATCCTGGGGCCTGAACAAATGGGGTTCAGGAAAGGAAGCTCAGCTTTCCATCACAATATTTTAGCTCACTTTATTAGTATGAACACAGGAGAagctatgctggatcaggccaatagctcatctagtccaacactctgtgtcacatggtggccaaaactATACACATGACCATACACAATCATGTTGTCAGGGAGGGGCAGCcagtcatcatcatcaccattctTCACAGGGCAGGTGATCCACCCTTTAATTATTTTAGTTGACCTTTtatgcaccttttccaatgctaaaATATCTTTTTGAAGAGTGGGGACCAGAACTGTacccagtattccaaatgaagctgcaCCATAGATTAGACAGGGGCATTGTGatgctggctgatttgttttcaatccctttcctaatgatccccagcatagcatttgtcgctttatggcctattatgcacggctgccgaaacggcaatttcggatcacatagaaaacgcggagggggaagccgcgaagcaaactgcttacgcacgggacaggacgcaacggcagcaaaacccagagtaactgattatgcacacggcgacctcggcgccgcttctggttgcgccctggtcgcccaggAGCGCctctttcttctgcgtttcgttaacgcggctttttcggcggcatgcgttatcggtgattttaggcgatgccattccaccccgaatgcgaaCCTTCCCCTCCGTGCTTAATGGGCCTATTGCAACATTTTCCATGAATTATCtaccatgacaccaagctctctctctcttgatcagTTACCAACACAGCCTGACCACTGCTTTGCATTTTATTTGGAAAAGCCTAtgtaaccctgagtccactagTGGGTGTAAAagagttggggtattccttatTAGGAAGAAAAGGTGCAATTTTTCCAAGAGGGATTGGagggcctgaagctgcagggagaagcacTTCCACCTCAGAAGCTCTCCTTTCTATGAAAgctatatattaaaattttagcATTCAAGGATCCCAGAGACTTCTGTAAAGAATAGAAGACCTCCCAACCTAGAGCATGGCTGCAAGTTAGTGCATCTTCAAAGGACTGCCCAAACAGAAGACTGAAGCCCTGGTCTGCTCAAAACTAACAGGCCTGAGTAGTCAGTAGTCAGTTGTTGTTGgatatatttaattattattacaaatatGATGTCTTCCGGAGTTGGTTTATAGTTATTTCATAAATGCAAGTGTCACAAGTACAGGAATCACCTTGTCATATATTTGAACTTTCTGGGCACTAAATTTTTAACAtgattttccttttctcctcatCCAACTCTTAACATACTTAtttttgttgttcaatttatttttatttattattacaaatAGCACCTAGCTTTTTCAAAGACACAAGATAAAGAAATACATCTACTATTGCTTATTGttcttttcaatgtgctttgtggAGAAATTGAGTCCATAATGTCATACTATACTGTAAAACAAGAAAAGGCAGGGGAAAGATGAGATAAGCATGGTGCTGTAACAAGGAATAGAGGAGAGATTGAGTCTAGAGAAGCCAACAAAGGATATAGAAAACACTGAGTTTTCCAGAAGTATATGATGGAGACTACAGGGATAATGAATTTAAGCTTCATTTAAAATGTGTAAGACATTTTATCTATATTTCCTATAAAATCACTTATCAGATATCATATCTATGTAGTTCATTATTTAGCTTTGTGATGCGTCTCAAAGCGTTCCCAAAGAGCTGTTCTTatgcttcctggtattttttgATGTTTATCCCGTAAGGCTTCTATTGCAGTTTTTACCTGTTAGGAGGGGAGCAGAGAAACATATACATTTAGAATAAAGTGTATGTCTCAGTTTTCTAACATGTAGGCAGACCTATAAAGTTATTCAAAACAGGACGTCTACTGCTTTGCCATAAAATGCACTGTACTCTGTCCCTCTTGTGAACATGCAGTGATCAGTACATCTTTGTGCACTGAGGACACCTTCTTGGTTACTTTGCCAACTCTGCCCTCTGATCAAGCAATCAATCCGTTTGCTCAGCACTCTGAGCAAACTGCCTATGTGGTATAGAGTATAATGGACTTTAGAAAGTCACTCACTGGTTCATATTGGACCGCATTACTTTCCCTTGTCCTTCTGATCTTTGATTTTTGTTCATGTCTTAGAAGCCATGCTGTTTGCCTCTGGTCCCAGTGATTGACAGCTGGCTCTGCCTTACCCTTGAAACATGACTGCTTAGTTAAGTTCCCAAGTTACCATGGCATCCTCATTCTTAAAGTTCTGTACTGGCAGCAATTAACAGAGAATTTGATGGTAGCATTAGCTTTTAGCACTGAAAGACTTACTTTTACAACCAGCTCGTCAGCAGTTGTATTTGGATCATAAGGAATTGGTTCTCCAATATGTGTCCGAAGTTTGACTGGAATTGGTCCAAATGCTGGAAATACTATAAAGCGTGCTCGTTCATAAAGCCATCTCATTGGCCCTGTAGATGAAATTAAGATGAGACTGGACTGAAATTGAAAGGAGATTCATTTTAAAATGAGTTGaatccttgaataaaaatgtttgtAAGAAGCCAACATAGGCATCATAAGCATCTGGTAGATTTTATCTGCTGTCACCAACTGAATAATACAAattcatatttattcattcattcattcattcattcattctgcggGTATGGATTTGTTAAGGATCCCGGGTCCCCGGGAAGTACCcctggccttgaacagggccagggttttttcagtcctggaccctgcctggtagaatgagctcccagaagagctgagggccctgggtttggcagggcctgccagatggagctcttccaccaggcttttggttgaggccaggctccaTACTGCGCTATGAGATCgggttctcccccacccttgtggcatctggatcccCCTGGGGCAGTCCATCACCCCAGTTTACATCTGCCGAGAAtaggtgagtgagtgagtgagtgagtgagtgagtgagtgagtgagtgagtgagtgacacTGCCGAGAATAGGGGAATAGGTGAGTGAGGAATATGGGTCTGTTAGGAATTGTTATGCCTgccatctttgtttttaaagggtgTTATTGTGTTATATTGTAATATCGGCAAGGTGGTAATCTTGCTGtcttacatttttattgttgtgaaccatcaCAAGCCAGCTGGTTTGGGAgctggcggtataaaaatctgataattccttccttccttccttccttccttccttccttccttccttccttccttccttccttccttccttccttccttccttccttccttccttccttccttccttccttccttccttccttccttccttccttccttccttccttcccaagctgtctcatggtgattcacagaataaaataaaagtacaatataactccccccccccaagaaccccATACAAGAAATGAACAACATATGCAACAACAGATGGCGGCCTACTTAGGATCCTTCTAAACCCAACCTCGCTGATGACCCTAGGCAAAGATGACCCAGGGGTCTTGATCATTAAAAAGTAGGGTAAGATCCACAGTTCAAAACTCTAGCCacctcactggcctcaaccaaatgcctggcagaaaagctctatcttacaggctctgtggaattcaaagagctctgtcagggccctcaactccaccaggagctcattcgaccaggttggggccagagccaaaaaggccccagCCGTAGTCGAGGCCAAGTGGacatcctgggggcccaggacaaccagcaaattcatacccacagagcaaagagctctgcagggggcataagcagatcagcggtccctcagataagtaggacccaggctgtgtatagccttaaaggtcaaaaacagaaccttgtacttgatccagaagcagactggtaaccagtgtaggTCCTGCAGCACTGGCTAAATGTGGTCCCTCCaaagtgttctagtgaggacctttgcagctgcattttgtaccagctgcaatttctgggttaaagacaagggcaggcctgcgtagagcaagttacagaagtctagtctggaagtgatcattgcatacatcactgtggccaagtgttcagagggcaggtagggcgcgAGTAGCCGCaattggtgaagatggaaaaacatagtttgggctactttcgtgatctgagtctccattgacacagaggcatcaaagatcacccccaaattcctggtgaccggtgcaggtgttagttgcaccccttccaggcaggggaggcatgcttcctgatcccactaccttctgcccagccataggacctctggtttggaggggttgagtttcagatgactctgcccaAGCCATCCagcaactgcttccaaacaactggagaTAAGAAAAGCAAGGTGCCAGATGTGCATGTTAGATTGAAAGTCTATGAATGCTCATGAACCCCTTGAATAGGCTGCTTCACCGTATATAGATTCTGGCTGCAGTCCAAAGCTGCATCATGTGCAAGATGCACAGAAAGAGTTCCCAGCATATGTACACAGATAATTTCCTGGGAATGTtaaatgctggttgggaaggctgAAACTGATGCTGGCTGGGAAGGCTGAAATTTTGGCGGGAGGTTTGCTAACCACCTTGGAGTGTGGGACTGTATCATTACCAGGCAGAGCTAGATTCTTGGGAGAGATTTTTGGGAGAAATCCATCATTATATGGCATGAAAATTGTCCCCTTCCTTTGACTAGGCTGGCCTAGCAATGCTAATCCATTCTGTAGTAAGTCTAGACAATTTTAACATGCCATTTGAGGATTTGTTCTTAAAGACAACACTGAAGCAATAACTAGTGCAGTCTTCGGCAGGTCTACAGTCACGATACCAAGGTTTTGAGACATCATGAAACCCTTTAAAAGTCTGTGTCGTTTTTTTTTATGTTACTAGGTTTTTAAATACTTACTATTAGCAGTAGCATATGTCTTGTTTTCCTTTGACTCCACAAATGTCCCTGGCCAtggcatttctcccttccaattAGATGCCTTTCCCAAAATCTAAATCTCCAAAGTATTTTTTTCCCAAGTGCATATGCCTTGAGTGGCCTACAAAGATTTGGAGAATCTGTAAAGCTGAGCTTTTCAAAAGAGCCTGGCAGCCCTTGAACGAAGGCTGTAGTAGTTTCTGTTTATTTGTATTTCTCTTgatatttctttctctgtttttaaatttgatgcaaactgctttgaaTTCAATTGAACAAAAAAATCTAGAcataaaaagcttttaaaattaatttaataaaCCCCCTCCAAAAAGAATGTTTTGAAGATTGAGGagcttacattaaaaaaaaattcttccctgGGATTTTACAAAGTGTAAGAATAACCCCATATACCCCATTCTTTACTCAGCTTCCTGGATGCAAAGCAAACACAATGCTTATACTGATAAACTAGATTTTAACACCATTGACAGCCTAATTGTAACTTACATATATTTCCGTATGTCCTGTTTGCTTCCCTGATATTTTGTGTAAATACTGGTATGACTGGCTAAAAAGAAAAGGTACAGTGAATTAAATTAGGAAAGCGTACTTTATTTCAGTTGGTGTAGATCAGTGAAAAGTGTTGCTGGCCTGTTTGAAAGGAAAACCATAATGAGAAACATCCAAGCAACTTGTCAATGAATTGATTAATTGCTGAACCACTTTGAGAAGAAAGAAGCAAGAATGATGGTTAGGGATGGCAGAGCAGGTGGCTAGGGACATGATATCAGGGTTCTGAGACATCATGAAACCCTTTAAAGGTCTGTGTAGGTTTTTTATGTTACTAGGCCCTTTGTTAAAGATGCGACATGGAATTGTCTCTTCTGCCTTTGAACTTTGTAAATAAAGTTCAGATGAAGTATAGATTTTTCTCAGACAGAGCTTGCCTGTTGCTGACAGCTGCCATTGAAGAATTACTAGTCATTTTAAAATCCTGAAATTCCAATGACAGCATTATTGTGAAACGTGTATTCTTTCTGAGAAAGcagtataattttaaaacaatatttattccCCTTTCATCTTGAAATCAAGATATCTAGGAACAGAGGTATATTGTTGGATGTTGCTAGCCTATTACAATGCCCAGTATCTGGGCTATTGAGTTGAGGTGGCAAAACCCAAGAACACTTTGTTGCCTCAACACATTTTGGAATCTGATATTATCATGCTTGATGAAATCTGAATTGGGAATCTTATTTCAAGGGGGGTTAGGGAGGAAAGAGTGATCTGAAGCTGGTCAGGGGCAcacaggcatttaaattttaaaggaccACTATTTCTAAGGGAAGGACCTGGGTCCGGAGAATCTACTACCGTAGAATGTCATtgttctttaaaatttaaagggggaGTCTGCTCTGCTGACCAGCTGTGAAGTGTTGACCGAATAGCCATTCTAGCATTTAAAGGGCCACTATTTTCTATGGAGACAGTTGGAACTATTCTGGACTTAGCTTTCTATAAAACACAGTGAGCCTCTCTTACAGCCCAGGGCTGTGTTTTATCCTGTCTCTGGTTCCAGGACCTCAATCCATCTCCAGGCCCTTTGTCTCATTCCAACTCCATTTGTTCCAGCCCCAGCATCACTACCAGCATTGGTGGAGGCGGAGCTTACCCAACAGCCAGAGAATTGGGGGCAGACCACAGGTTACATTTTCTCAATTTATTAAGGGATACATATTTTGGAATGAAGATGcttaattgaaaaatcttttaaaagcattctctgtatatttatgtatttttacgtATGCTAGCATAGTGTAAAAATGTAATTACTAACTCATAGGCTTTAATTTAGAATGATCAAACGAATTAGACTACATGTTATCAGGTAAACTGGACCAACCCTATTCCTAATAGGTGAAATAGATTCCATGTGTAATGATATCTGGCAAATGTACACTACAAGAAGAGATAAAGTGATAGTAATGGCGAAATCACTCACCACTTTTGCATCTATGGCAACTTGAGCAAACCCTTTACGCTTCCCCCAGATAAGCCTGTAAGTGTTATCTCCATAGTTTTGCTCTCGAAGGCCACCTGGTGCAATACCCACCAGATAGCCCTTCTTTAGAGTTTCGACACACTCTTCTCTTGTCTCACAGAGGTTCCAGATCTTTTTCATCAACTTTACACCTACTAAAATAGGACCAAGTAACACATGGGAAATTGTTATTGCACTTTTTACAGAATTCTCTTTCTTTGACTAAGATTCAGACTATTACAAgtgatttcctttaaaaaaaacccccacataattcttgatggtgtgtgtgtgtgtgtgtgtataaaatttcTATTTCCTCCATATATATGTCTGGGATAGAGGAAGAGTTACTTTCTCCTGTTTAGCGTCTCATGCTATGTATCCTAGATATGATTGCCTGACTGAGTTATGAACTGGTGGCTCTTTATTCTTTTCAGGCCAGAGCTGTCTTCACTCCCATGGCACTGAGGTACTTTGTGCTTGCCTGCCCTTTGCTGGCCAGTTGCTTATAATCTATGAACATGTACAAACATC from Paroedura picta isolate Pp20150507F chromosome 9, Ppicta_v3.0, whole genome shotgun sequence harbors:
- the LOC143844773 gene encoding DGAT1/2-independent enzyme synthesizing storage lipids-like is translated as MTTDITNSAFLQEYVICAYQNYTLYPLILLMIVVLMYFPYILLSFFFSLSLIFSFIYKKIYNLQEDIAHEKWNRLAYWYSVFLNIFGKLVHGYEICGTENLPEGPGLVVYYHGSTPIDYMCFVSRLNITRTRCFSVIDRHFYILPGVKLMKKIWNLCETREECVETLKKGYLVGIAPGGLREQNYGDNTYRLIWGKRKGFAQVAIDAKVPVIPVFTQNIREANRTYGNIWPMRWLYERARFIVFPAFGPIPVKLRTHIGEPIPYDPNTTADELVVKVKTAIEALRDKHQKIPGSIRTALWERFETHHKAK